The nucleotide window ATCGAGCTGGAGGAGGCCACCGCGCGCCACGGCCTGGACCTCATTTACCTCCTGGCTCCCACCAGCACAGAAGAGCGCGTCCGCCAGGTGGCGCAGCGCTCCCGGGGATTCATCTACCTGGTTTCGGTCACGGGGGTCACCGGCGCCCGGGAAAGCCTCCCGCCCGGACTGGGCGAGTTCGTAGCCCGGGTGAGGAAGTGGGCCTCCCAGCCTCTGTGCGTGGGGTTCGGCATCTCGACGCCGGAGCAGGCGGCGCAGGTGGCCCGGATCGCGGACGGGGTGATCGTGGGCTCTCGCCTGGTGCAGCTCCTGAGCTCGCGGCGGGAGTGGAAACCCCTGGTGTCTAAGTTCGTGCAGGAAATGAAGCAAGCTATGGTAGGAAGCACAGGATGCCCAGGAGGATCGTCATCGTAGGCGGGGTGGCCAGCGGCTCCAAGGCGGCCGTGCGGGCGCGCCGCTGCGATCCCACGGCGGAAATAGTGGTGCTTAGGAGGGGGTGTGAACCCCGGTGCGGATGCGATAACCCCTACCGGCGGTCCGGCGCGGTCCAAACCAGCCGCCCCACGTGCAGCATGACCGCCATGCCCAGACACGGCATGGAGGTGAGGGGCCGTTACTTGATGGAGCGGGGGTACAGGATAGCGGCCAAGGCAGCCGACAGGGCCAGGAAGATGAGCAGCACGGCGAGGTCGACGCCCAGCCAGCCGCGGGCACCGCTGAACAGGCCGCGGAGCAGGTTGACGGCGTAAGTCAGGGGGTTCACGTAGGCCAGGGGGCGTATCCAGTCGGGGATAGCCGCCAGGGGGTAGTAGGCGCTGGAGGTGAACATCAGGGGGGTCATGAGCAGGTTCATGAAGAGGTTGAAGGACTCGCTGCGCTCGATAATGGCTGAGGCGCCGATGGCAAACAGGGCCCAGGCCGTGGCGGAGAGTGCTGACACCCCCCATACCTGCAGGACCGCGCGCAGGGACCAACTCACCTGGCCGGCCAGCACCGGGACGGATATGAGCATGAGGGCGGAGTTCACCAGGATCACGTCGAAGACGGCCTTCGCCGCACCCGAGGCGAGCAGGGTAGCCCGGCGGAGAGGCAGGGCAAACAGCACCTCAAGCTGACCGGTGATCTTGTCCATCCATACCGACAAGCAGGCCTGCTGGGCCAGAGTCATGGAGTTGGTCACCAGCAGGCCCGGTACGACAAAAGCGGCATAGTTCATCTCCACAGTCCCCACCCGGATGCTCCCCACCGCCCGGCCCAGGGCGGGGGCGAACAGCAGGAAGGACAGGATCGGTCCCACCAGGACGGTGAGCCGCAGGGGCCATTTCAGCAGGCCCTGCAGGTCGCGGTAAAAGACGAGCCCGAACTCCCTAAGCACGGGTGTCCCTCCTTCCGAAGAGTTGCAGGTAGACCTCCTCCACGGTGGGAGCCCCCACCTGGAGCCCGGCCAGCCGGTGGCCCCACCCGTACAGGAGTGAGATCACCTGGGGCAGGCAGGCGCCGTTTCCCTGCAGTTGCAGGCGCAGGGTCAGCGGTTCGTGCGCCACAGCTTCCACCCGCAGGACGCCGTCCAGCATCCTCACCTTTTGCACCAGCCCGGGGACACCCCCGGCGGGTCCCTGTCCCGAGCCTTCCACGACCAGGGTGGCACTGGTCTGCCCCAACTCGTCGAGCAGGGCGCTCTTGGAGCCCCGCCAGACCACCCTGCCTTCCTGGAGGAAGCAGACCTCGTCAGCCAGCTCCTGCACCTCGTCCATGTCCTGGGTGGTGAGGAACACCGTGGACCCCCGTTCCCGGGCCTCCCGTATGCTGCTCCACACCGCCCGCCGCGCCACAGGATCCAGCCCGGTGGTGGGTTCGTCCAGAAAGACCACCCTTGCCGGGAGGGCAAGCACCCGGCCCACGTCCACCCGACGCCGCAAACCACCCGATAGCTCCGACGGCCTCTTGCGGGCGTGGGCGGCCAGGTCGAACCGTTCCAGGGCTTCGCGCGCCAGGCGTTTGGCCTTCCACGGTGAGAGGCCCCGCAATACCAGGTAGAGCCAGATATTATCGAACACGTTGAACTGGTGGGTAAGCCCTCCCCCCTGGGGAACCAGGGCAATGTGACGTCTCACCTGGAATGACTCGGTGCGTATGTCGTACCCGCAGACCCTGGCGGTCCCGGTGCAGGGCGGGATGGCCGTGGTGAGCATCCTCACCGTGGTGGTCTTGCCCGCACCGTTCGGGCCCAGGAGCGCGAATATGCACCCCTCCTCCACCGCCAGATCGAGTTCCCTCACCGCCCAGGTCATCCGGTACCGCTTGCCCAGGCGCTCCCCCTCCACGATCGCCACCCTCTCACCCCCGCGCCACCGGCCTCGCCGGATGCCCGCTGCACGCGTCAGGCGTCCGCCGACACACGACCGCAACGGGACCTCGGAGCAGCCCAACGCATGCCTACTGTCGCAGCGCAATATTCTCGCCGGTACGGCAGATACCTTCAACGCTTCACGCGCATCACCCCCATTCTCAAAAGCGGAAGGGGTCCCGCATAGCGACCAGGATCTGCTCAGGAACAAGAAATTGACAGATAGCAAAGGCTAGGGTAATGTACCAGCAGACCTTCCTTTCCGTGGTGACGAGGGCACCGGCCAAGGGGTCCACCGGTTGAGGTGATGGTCTTGGTCGGACTCCTTACACCCGAGGAGGTTGATCTGGCCCACCTCAGCGACGCGGAGCCCTATGACTGGGGGCCAGGTGGGCCGCCCAAAGGCAAACCGCTCCGGTACGAGCCCGGCGTTGGTGTCGTAATAGTTGACCAGAGGAACCAAGATGGTTAAGAGGGTCACGCCCCCGCGTCGCCGCAGGAACTGCAGGCCCTCCTGGCAACTCCCTTGCACTGCTCGATCAGACCAGAGCTGTGGACCTCGCGCGGGTTACCGCATACATAGGCGCGCTGCCACGAAAGGCGTATCAACCCGTACGCGACAGCATCCTGCGCATGCTGGCGCGCCCCAGGAGGACCCGGCGGGGCAAGAGGGAGTAACTGTCAGGCCCGCGGGCCGCAGTGACGACGTGCCCGGCGGGAGTCAATGGCCCAGGCGGCACAACCCGGGGGCTTTCAGGGGCCCCAATGCCGGCCACCGTTCCATGGGGGGTGGGAATCATGAACGCGGTGGTATTCGACCTGTTTCACACCCTGGTGGATCCCGAACAGTTTCGTCCTCCAGGCTTCGTGCGGTCACACGCCGTCGCCGACCTGCTGGGGTTTCCCCGGGCCGAGTTTACGCACTACTGGGCCCTGACCAGGCACCAGCGCAACACCGATTCGTCTCTCTCCGTGCGGACGCTCATCCGGGAATACGCCCTGTCCAGGGGCCTGCCCGCGTCCGAGCAGGCTCTGCAGGAAGCGGAGGAGTGCCTGGGCAGGTACCAGGATAGGGCCATCCTGGAACCCGACCCTGGGGTACTCGATGCCCTGCGGAACCTCAGGGGCCGGGGGATGCGCATCGCCGTGCTGAGCAACGTGGACGCACGTGAAATCGCGGCGTGGCCGCGCTCGCCCCTCCGCCCGCTGGTGGACCGGACCTGCTTCTCCTGCTTCACCGGGGTGGAGAAGCCCGACCCGCGGGCGTTCGCCATGTGCCTGGAGGCTCTCGGTGTGGCAGCGGCGGATGCGGCCTTCGTCGGGGACGGGGGCGACGGCGAACTGGTGGGGGCGAAGCGGGCCGGTTTCGGGTGCGTCGTCTTCCTGCGCCGCTGGGTAGCAGTGAACGGGTTACGTTCCCCGGAGGAACTCGCTGCCTTCGCCCGGCAGGCAGACTGTTGCGTGGACGATTTCCCCGCGCTGGTGGATCTCCTGCTGTCTAGTTCCCGCGGCTGATGGCCATCCTCCTGGGCCCGTACGGCTCGCCTATCCGCGCTTCCTGCACAGGATGATCCTCTGCTCAGCACGATCCGAACCCGCGAAGTCCAGGATCTGCCACGCCCCCTCAACCAGGGCAGCGATCTCATCGTTCTGGTAGACCCGGAACAGCATCCCTTCCCACTCCCCGCCCGTGTAGCGGATGGTGCCGTCGGCCAGGACCTCGTGGGGCGGGGCCCCCTGGTCCTCCTCCTCCCCATCAAACGAACAGAGCAGGACACCGCCCGGCCTCGTGATGCGCGCGAATTCCCTCACCACCAGCCTTGCCTCGAAGAGCGTCATGTGATCGAGTACGCTCCAGGCCAGTACACCGTCGAACGACTCTGTTTCCGCATCGATATTGCCCCACTCGTAGCTGCATCTCTCCAGACTGAGACCTTCCCGCGAAGCCCTCTCCTCGCAAAGGCGGACGGCTTCTGCCGAGATATCCGCCACCGCCACGCGATAACCGAGCCTGGCGAGGGCAAGAGCGTTGCGACCCAAGCCGCAGCCGAAATCCAGGACCCGCCCTCCTTCCGGCAGCATGGCCAGGAAAGTGCGGCAGGCCTGCCGGGGCCCTTCGAACACCGACGGTCGGGCCGATCCGCTGGCGTGTGCCGCCCTGCGCACAGACTCGTCCCAATAGTCCCTTGGTGTCCTCAATTCTGACCCTCCCCGGCATCCGGTACCGCGGAACCCTCACCGTCTGCTTGGACGAAGGGTGACGCCTCACGTCCCAGCTCGCGGGGCAGGGCACAACAGACCGCCCGCAGGGTGGTCGCCACCTGCTTGGTCCGGTAGCCCTCCATCCAGCTCTCGCCGAAGAGTTCGTCGGTAATGAGGAGCATTCTCCTCAAGACCGGGGATTCTCGCTGGCAGCACCTGCCTCCTTCTTCAACGACGCGGCAAAGACTTGGACCAGGACTCTCCCCGCTCGGGTCCCCCATCCAGGAAGCCGTTCACCAGAACGGCCGTCCCTGCAAACCCCCAGTCCAGCATCAAGCGGAAGTGGGTCCGGCCAGGAGCCGGAGAATCTGGGGGATGTACCTGCGTGTCTCCTCTTCCCCCGCGGAGCTATATCGTTCGATATTTCTGGCCATCGACGCGGACGGGGGCGGCAACACTGGCGCGATGACCACGTCCGCGAGAGAGGCCAGCCGTGCGCGGATTGCCTCCCGCTCGAGCAAACCTATGGCGCGTGCGATTATTTCCACCGCGTTGTCCACTTCAACCGGTTCTTCCTGCCCTGATAGAAGGTCGACCGCTACCACGAACTCTGCCCCCAAAGCCCTCAGGACCGCGGTGGGAACCATGTCACGCACGGCGCCATCCACCAGCTTTCGACCATCGAGCCGCTTTGGCACAAACACGCCCGGTATTGAGATGCTCGCCCGGATTGCTTCGGACACCCGAACGTCCGTAAGCCAGCAGGTGCGTGCCAAGGGCAGGACGCCAGGGTTTTCCAGCGTCGACATGATCACCAGTTCCCCGGTCTCGATGTCCACCGCCTCAATAACCACCGGCGGATCCACGTCCGACAGGCTACGCCCTCCAAGGAGACGGTCAAGTTCCCTCTCGATGACGTCGCCGTCGACCATTCCCGCCCGTGTGCTAAGACCCCTGGCGATAGCCGGAATTCCCTTCACCACCAACCTCGATGGCACCGCCATCCGTCTTAACTCGCGCTCAATGTCGCCCAGGGCCACTCCAGCTGCATACAGCCCCGCAGCAATTGCTCCGGCGCTGGTTCCCGAGACCAGGTCAGGCCGCAGCCCAGCATCGGCCAGCGCTTTGAACATGCCCACGTAGGCCAGGCCGTACAATCCGCCGGCCCCCAATGCTAGTCCCCACCTCTTAGCCACGAAGTGACACCCCCTCCGCGCGCGCAGAAAGCACTCGTCTGCCCCTGCACGCCGGTGTTAAGCTTGCCTTTGCACGGATTACTCAACATCGCACAGCCCCACCGTACGCCTCGCCCTGTGAGGTCACCGAACCGTACCCAAAAGACGGCGGGGCGCACTTTTCCAGGTTCGCCCCGCCCGTGGTGGATTCCTCGCTCACCGCCCAAAGCTTATTCCTTTGACGTGGGAGCCCTGGCGAGCCCGCGGCGAGGGGCCCGCCGGGCGGGCCTCGGAGGAAAAGTAAAGGCCGCCCGGCGGCTCCCCCGGCCCCGCCCGACTGCCCCCAAAACCGTCGGCAGAAACCGTTGCGGCTCAAAAGCTTTCAAAACTTTTGGTGCCGAAGGTGGGACTCGAACCCACACGGGCCTTGCGCCCACGGCGCCCTGAACACCGCGTGTCTACCTATTCCACCACTTCGGCACCTGCCAGTATGATAGCACAAGCCCGCCCGCCGCGCAAGCACTGGCCGTCTTCGGCACTGGCCGTCTTCGGTTCTGATGTCAGTCTGCGGCACACCCGGAGACCAGCGCACATCTCTCCGGGCACGCTGTCGGCGTTCAGTGGGAGGTGACCATGTCCAGGAGCCCGCGCTGCCTCGCCAGCCGCTCGCAGCCCACGAAGACCGCCAGGCACACCAGCGCCAGAACCAGGGCTGTCCCCAGCAGTATCGCCAGGATCACGCCGTCGGAGGCCCAGGCCAGGGCCCCGGTGGTCATGCCGCGACCCAGGCAGGCTCGCCGCAGTCCCTCGATCCACCAGGTGAGGGGTAGAACCTGGGATAGAGGTTGCACCCATCCCGGGAGGATGTCGACCGGATAAACCACTCCCGCCAGGACGTAGAACATTCCGGCCAGCGCTTCCGAATACACACCACCATGCCGGGCGCTCACCAGGTACACGCCAGCCAGGGCCATCCCCAGGGCGGCGCAGGTGAGGATTCCGAGTACGAAGACGGGAAGGAAGTACGCCCAGTTCACCCGCGACGCGTACAGGGGTATCCCCAGGAACAGGCGGCCAAACGCGAGCAGAATGATTACCGAAAGGCCCCCGATGGCCGCGCCAGCAGCCGCTCGCCCCACTACATACCACTGCAGCCGTCCGGGGAGGATGTAGATGTACCGGAAGGTGCGGAAAAACTCACGGTCCTCCCAGATACACCAACTCACCCCCATCATGACCTGCCCCACGAAGACGAAGAAGGCATTGCCGAGGTACACGTGGGCGAACATGGGCGAGGAAAGGGCATCCCGGGAGATGACCAGGTACATGAAGACCAGGATGAGCCCCTGGGCTACGGGCCGGAAGATGGAATAGACCGCAAACAGGAAGGGATCCGTCCAGTTGGAGCCGATCTGCC belongs to Bacillota bacterium and includes:
- a CDS encoding ABC transporter ATP-binding protein → MAIVEGERLGKRYRMTWAVRELDLAVEEGCIFALLGPNGAGKTTTVRMLTTAIPPCTGTARVCGYDIRTESFQVRRHIALVPQGGGLTHQFNVFDNIWLYLVLRGLSPWKAKRLAREALERFDLAAHARKRPSELSGGLRRRVDVGRVLALPARVVFLDEPTTGLDPVARRAVWSSIREARERGSTVFLTTQDMDEVQELADEVCFLQEGRVVWRGSKSALLDELGQTSATLVVEGSGQGPAGGVPGLVQKVRMLDGVLRVEAVAHEPLTLRLQLQGNGACLPQVISLLYGWGHRLAGLQVGAPTVEEVYLQLFGRRDTRA
- the trpA gene encoding tryptophan synthase subunit alpha; amino-acid sequence: MSRVAAAFARRRGTVLIPYLTVGHPNLETTLEAVPLLEESGADLVELGIPFSDPVADGVTIQEASFRALQGGVTPGRCLEVAARLRERVRLPLLFLTYFNPILSYGLEAFCAASARAGVDGLIVPDLPPEEAIELEEATARHGLDLIYLLAPTSTEERVRQVAQRSRGFIYLVSVTGVTGARESLPPGLGEFVARVRKWASQPLCVGFGISTPEQAAQVARIADGVIVGSRLVQLLSSRREWKPLVSKFVQEMKQAMVGSTGCPGGSSS
- a CDS encoding methyltransferase domain-containing protein, producing the protein MRTPRDYWDESVRRAAHASGSARPSVFEGPRQACRTFLAMLPEGGRVLDFGCGLGRNALALARLGYRVAVADISAEAVRLCEERASREGLSLERCSYEWGNIDAETESFDGVLAWSVLDHMTLFEARLVVREFARITRPGGVLLCSFDGEEEDQGAPPHEVLADGTIRYTGGEWEGMLFRVYQNDEIAALVEGAWQILDFAGSDRAEQRIILCRKRG
- a CDS encoding ABC transporter permease yields the protein MRTGAWLGWQIGSNWTDPFLFAVYSIFRPVAQGLILVFMYLVISRDALSSPMFAHVYLGNAFFVFVGQVMMGVSWCIWEDREFFRTFRYIYILPGRLQWYVVGRAAAGAAIGGLSVIILLAFGRLFLGIPLYASRVNWAYFLPVFVLGILTCAALGMALAGVYLVSARHGGVYSEALAGMFYVLAGVVYPVDILPGWVQPLSQVLPLTWWIEGLRRACLGRGMTTGALAWASDGVILAILLGTALVLALVCLAVFVGCERLARQRGLLDMVTSH
- a CDS encoding HAD family hydrolase, which encodes MNAVVFDLFHTLVDPEQFRPPGFVRSHAVADLLGFPRAEFTHYWALTRHQRNTDSSLSVRTLIREYALSRGLPASEQALQEAEECLGRYQDRAILEPDPGVLDALRNLRGRGMRIAVLSNVDAREIAAWPRSPLRPLVDRTCFSCFTGVEKPDPRAFAMCLEALGVAAADAAFVGDGGDGELVGAKRAGFGCVVFLRRWVAVNGLRSPEELAAFARQADCCVDDFPALVDLLLSSSRG
- a CDS encoding ABC transporter permease; this translates as MLREFGLVFYRDLQGLLKWPLRLTVLVGPILSFLLFAPALGRAVGSIRVGTVEMNYAAFVVPGLLVTNSMTLAQQACLSVWMDKITGQLEVLFALPLRRATLLASGAAKAVFDVILVNSALMLISVPVLAGQVSWSLRAVLQVWGVSALSATAWALFAIGASAIIERSESFNLFMNLLMTPLMFTSSAYYPLAAIPDWIRPLAYVNPLTYAVNLLRGLFSGARGWLGVDLAVLLIFLALSAALAAILYPRSIK
- a CDS encoding patatin-like phospholipase family protein produces the protein MAKRWGLALGAGGLYGLAYVGMFKALADAGLRPDLVSGTSAGAIAAGLYAAGVALGDIERELRRMAVPSRLVVKGIPAIARGLSTRAGMVDGDVIERELDRLLGGRSLSDVDPPVVIEAVDIETGELVIMSTLENPGVLPLARTCWLTDVRVSEAIRASISIPGVFVPKRLDGRKLVDGAVRDMVPTAVLRALGAEFVVAVDLLSGQEEPVEVDNAVEIIARAIGLLEREAIRARLASLADVVIAPVLPPPSASMARNIERYSSAGEEETRRYIPQILRLLAGPTSA